TTTTTGTCCAGTCCCGGTTACCTGTTTTTACCAAAAACCTCCGTAATTTAAGGGTTCAGAAGAAATTGCAGTGTTTCGTAATGAGATGATTTCCAATATGCATGACAAGGTTCCACCGTTAATCTGAATAAATAATATTCTCTATGTCAATGATCAATATCGCAGAGCGGCACAAGTTTATTTTAAGCCGTTTGTATGAAAAGGGGTATGTAAATGTGGTAGAATTATGTAAAGAATTGGATGTTTCAGGTGTAACAATCCGAAAGGATCTGAAGTTATTGGAAGACAAGTCCCTCTTGTACCGTTCTCATGGAGGGGCTACCGTGCAGAATCCCTATACGAATGACAAACCGGTAAATGAAAAGGAAAAGATCCGGCGGGAAGAGAAGAATAACATCGGCAAGATGGCGGCTTCGCTGATCGTCCCGGGCGACGCCATCATTATTGCTTCCGGTACCACGGTATTGGCGCTGGCGAAACATATACAGCCGCGGGGTCCATTGATGATCATTACTTCTGCCCTGAATGTGGCGCTTGAGCTGAACCGGTATCATGAAATAGAAGTGATGCAGCTCGGTGGTCTGATCCGGAATAACTCTTCTTCTGTCACCGGGCCTTATGCGGAAAAGATACTGGGAGATTTCTCTTGCAGCAAGTTATTCCTTGGTGTGGATGGTATAGATGCGGAATTCGGGTTGACGACAACAAATATTATGGAGGCTCATCTCAATCAGCAGATGATCGCCGCTGCACAAAAAACGATCGTGCTGGCGGATTCATCCAAGTTCGGAAAGCGTGGCTTCGGAAAGATCTGCCGGTTGGAAGAAGTGGATCAGATCATTACGGACAAAGGTATTTCAGAACATATGGTGAAGCTGCTGGAGGATATGGGCATTGAAGTGGTGATCGTATAACGCCCCGCGGGAGCAGCTTATTTTTTTGCCGAATTGGGTGTTTTTGCTGTCGGCGACTGTCCCACCGGAATATCAACCCGGATGAGCGTAATACCCAGCGCGTTCTCCAGTTTGTCTACGGTTTCGAAGGTCAGGTTTTCTTTTCCCCCCACGATCTTGCTGATCTGTTGCTGAGAAACGCCCATCTGCGCGGCAAGTGCGGATTGGTTCATTTTTCTTTCCTGTAATACGCTCAGTACGCGAAGCGCTACGGCGCGGGAGTTTCTCTTCCAGCCTTGTGCCGCGATCCTTTCCGCTGCTTCCTGCTTCCATTCGGAAGGCCTGTTGCTGGTCAGGCGATTGATTTTTTCCTGTAAATTCATGATCAGTTCAGTTTAAAGCATCCGGGATATCCAGGTTGTTTTCTTTCAGCCATGTTCTTGCCCGTTCCAGTTTTGCCAGCTCTTCCATCAAATGCGGCCGCTCCTGCATGGTAGCCGTAAGCTTGATGGCGCCACCCGTAATGATAAATAAATCAGGCGCGAGGCGAATAGCGTAAATTCTGATCTTCGGGCGCCTGTACATATTTGATATTACACAAGCTTTGGATTGCTGCAAAGGGTACAGCACATACTCATGGTTGCGAAGCGGCTTGAATATTTGCTGCAATTCCGTTGTTGCACAAAATTCATATAACTGGCTTTCCATCTGTTCGGCTTCATCCATGATCTCCTGCACACATTCCTCAAGGGAATGGGGCCATTTGAAAGATGATTGCAGATCGTCGAAATGGGCGATGCAAAATTCCCTTACGTATTGCAGGTCGTCCCATAGCCGGAACATACGGGTGAATTCATCGGGACTGCTTTTTGCATACCGCATTGCATACAACCCGCCCTCTCCATTTCTCCCCTCAAAAATACGTACAATTTCCATAACTACAACTTTTAAGTTTATTTTTCTTAAAAAAAACACCTTCCCCTTTCCGGGCGCCGGGTATTATGAAATTTTGGGTGGGTGAAAGGGGTAACCTGTTGCGCGGGGGTAGATCGCGCTTGTCAGGCAATATAGTATTTTTTTTCAGTTCTCCTTCTTCGCAATATGTAATATTACGTGACGGATATTTTTTCGTTCCGCCGTGT
This genomic stretch from Chitinophaga sp. XS-30 harbors:
- a CDS encoding helix-turn-helix transcriptional regulator, which gives rise to MNLQEKINRLTSNRPSEWKQEAAERIAAQGWKRNSRAVALRVLSVLQERKMNQSALAAQMGVSQQQISKIVGGKENLTFETVDKLENALGITLIRVDIPVGQSPTAKTPNSAKK
- a CDS encoding DeoR/GlpR family DNA-binding transcription regulator is translated as MSMINIAERHKFILSRLYEKGYVNVVELCKELDVSGVTIRKDLKLLEDKSLLYRSHGGATVQNPYTNDKPVNEKEKIRREEKNNIGKMAASLIVPGDAIIIASGTTVLALAKHIQPRGPLMIITSALNVALELNRYHEIEVMQLGGLIRNNSSSVTGPYAEKILGDFSCSKLFLGVDGIDAEFGLTTTNIMEAHLNQQMIAAAQKTIVLADSSKFGKRGFGKICRLEEVDQIITDKGISEHMVKLLEDMGIEVVIV